A single window of Sander lucioperca isolate FBNREF2018 chromosome 22, SLUC_FBN_1.2, whole genome shotgun sequence DNA harbors:
- the si:ch211-136m16.8 gene encoding uncharacterized protein si:ch211-136m16.8 isoform X6, producing MDPESVFTRVERTFWTAWYYITGAVNRFIRPEPADITSNDIQAIQGSAVDSEPVNSGDADGDVGGRGIDEQQPLATASLLSSSRPLVARELCATDIDLGHDEESVQYTVQPNRIGASKATEEGEGTREEQFAQARNDDAGLLVAKEDKQEENGDRKRENEEHTNTRSQRLTGDAMCEDMEENGRNTGAEEVSMTVDDHQKMDETIPVKEEDDKMQHEHKQDLVAEDIEVELCTIKDLSVKDEDNMHIEEAKLQRNEADTAVTHEEAEYSDSVQQLASQNENKSDEAATQVENQLSVCEELSDDGRDFKSAIVSEEEVIVVEQENVMTHRSGRGAKEEDESALDEGAVIEEENMNEAANNQTTDEAPEQEDDIRTVTENGQEDDNLNEHEEVTQNAKTEPHTAENEEHTNTRSQRLKGDAMCEDMEESGRNTGAEEVSMTVDDHQKMDETIPVKEEDDKMQHEHKQDLVAEDIEVELCTIKDLSVKDEDNMHIEEAKLQRNEADTAVTHEEAEYSDSVQQLASQNENKSDEAATQVENQLSVCEELSDDGRDFKGDPGFTSLHVDLQMTYDKSAIVSEEEVIVVEQENVMTHRSGRGAKEEDESALDEGAVIEEENMNEAANNQTTDEAPEQEDDIRTVGENGQEEDNLTEHEEVTQNAKTEPHTAEFADREQEDVAKDAEVQTTTREADDVETESHGTVIEEKSDVTAAHISVEERLSSEVRNKENIMEIGCTTTSATEKPEGETRQEMTEKLKNIPLGICEGLVVVSQELNSPTCEETQGGVPEYNNEPGPEENTTQRFLEEGDCEEIQGSQLPEEVASKEPESLQNSAFSTEADYLLVREHMEEKQESPQDIKSSFEAGLPHETEKPLVEVVIQESGHLLAEEEGQLLVDLMKTGIEHLKFESDVGLPDESDKAQGGPEGLLVEFEIDEELHDSRVADAAGDGSETPGAVTAEEEVGFADETFLEVKEQKITETSFFQESVDAIDSEQNSNMTPSSLEDITKSGLLKQSDETEPELLEDVEMQDAGIDMEEMGNGVEEDAGEDEKQNKNEILHLQVAEMAESESYRPVESLQTENQLSDEALEISNEEGLTEAAGESKTAESKPKDLTLSTEEVAKHVTESEGSCAEETVRSISGHQDVIDEEILDLWIQTALSEDTGGIKHKEEPEPGHQMEPSNQEQDEISSVQTEKEKEQLLEFNSRESELVSDTEMSSSTVESGFLDQSLCKWGIQNSETQLLKTSSTLSFPGIYDMLANVSESANISELSPQQFISGSPDKLLEKAAETAQSYLKEEDLITERGFHPDTGVTPPEASHLNQESDKSQEKTEEVETKTGSQKEVDAEVTDWTDTKEAEVKPMTEMSTLFKVEKTKAEDESLEITVSDSLDQIKHTESGRSRSISEASLEEEIVLTESGLKGDTCTESKSKLPSLDKPQPGWSEDIAESLPGLNRAEVAEQPTTKDLMEVDTAVLDFTVQRSRISVKNPRVRPPKDPRSLLHKPSVDPTPSSHLSAKVLTGVPLKGLGIGIKLPGLGAGFPVLKKTQRVVSDECSPETLSQETKPEEKSDAPKQDEAQPKPKWMTPRHPGFGNPLMSELKTKLKKTTKE from the exons ATGGACCCCGAGAGTGTCTTCACCAGGGTGGAGAGGACTTTCTGGACAGCTTGG TACTATATAACCGGAGCTGTGAACAGATTCATCAGGCCAGAGCCCGCTGACATCACCAGCAATGACATACAGGCCATCCAGGGATCTGCAGTTGACAGTGAGCCCGTTAACTCTGGTGATGCAGATGGTGACGTTGGCGGAAGGGGGATCGATGAGCAACAGCCTCTTGCGACAGCCTCTCTGCTTAGCTCATCTCGGCCACTTGTTGCCAGGGAACTTTGTGCCACAGACATCGACTTAGGGCATGATGAAGAAAGCGTGCAGTACACAGTCCAGCCGAACAGAATCGGCGCGAGCAAAGCAACTGAGGAAGGTGAGGGCACAAGAGAGGAACAGTTTGCCCAAGCGAGAAATGACGATGCTGGGCTGCTGGTTGCAAAGGAAGACAAACAAGAAGAAAACGGAGATCGGAAAAGGGAGAATGAAGAACATACGAACACCAGGTCACAAAGACTTACAGGTGATGCAATGTGTGAAGACATGGAGGAAAATGGGAGAAATACTGGTGCTGAGGAGGTGTCAATGACAGTGGATGATCATCAAAAAATGGATGAAACCATCCCAGTGAAGGAAGAAGATGATAAAATGCAGCATGAACATAAACAAGATTTGGTGGCGGAAGACATTGAGGTAGAATTGTGCACAATCAAAGATTTGAGTGTAAAAGACGAGGATAACATGCACATTGAAGAGGCAAAGTTGCAGAGGAATGAGGCAGATACAGCGGTGACGCATGAGGAAGCAGAATACAGTGATAGTGTGCAACAGCTGGCCTCTCAAAATGAGAACAAGTCTGATGAAGCAGCAACACAAGTTGAAAATCAGCTGTCAGTCTGTGAAGAGTTGTCAGACGACGGCAGAGATTT CAAAAGTGCCATTGTGTCTGAGGAGGAGGTCATTGTTGTCGAGCAAGAGAATGTGATGACTCATAGAAGTGGAAGAGGTGCgaaagaggaggatgagagcgCACTGGATGAGGGTGCTGTCATTGAGGAAGAAAATATGAATGAGGCCGCAAACAACCAGACAACAGATGAAGCGCCAGAGCAGGAAGACGACATCAGAACAGTTACAGAAAACGGACAAGAAGATGACAATTTAAATGAACATGAAGAAGTCACACAGAATGCTAAAACAGAGCCACACACAGCTGAGAATGAAGAACATACGAACACCAGGTCACAAAGACTTAAAGGTGATGCAATGTGTGAAGACATGGAGGAAAGTGGGAGAAATACTGGTGCTGAGGAGGTGTCAATGACAGTGGATGATCATCAAAAAATGGATGAAACCATCCCAGTGAAGGAAGAAGATGATAAAATGCAGCATGAACATAAACAAGATTTGGTGGCCGAAGACATTGAGGTAGAATTGTGCACAATCAAAGATTTGAGTGTAAAAGACGAGGATAACATGCACATTGAAGAGGCAAAGTTGCAGAGGAATGAGGCAGATACAGCGGTGACGCATGAGGAAGCAGAATACAGTGATAGTGTGCAACAGCTGGCCTCTCAAAATGAGAACAAGTCTGATGAAGCAGCAACACAAGTTGAAAATCAGCTGTCAGTCTGTGAAGAGTTGTCAGACGACGGCAGAGATTTCAAGGGAGACCCAGGCTTTACTTCACTGCATGTTGATTTACAAATGACCTACGACAAAAGTGCCATTGTGTCTGAGGAGGAGGTCATTGTTGTCGAGCAAGAGAATGTGATGACTCATAGAAGTGGAAGAGGTGCaaaagaggaggatgagagcgCACTGGATGAGGGTGCTGTCATTGAGGAAGAAAATATGAATGAGGCCGCAAACAACCAGACAACAGATGAAGCGCCAGAGCAGGAAGACGACATCAGAACAGTTGGAGAAAACGGACAAGAAGAAGACAATTTAACTGAACATGAAGAAGTCACACAGAATGCTAAAACAGAGCCACACACAGCTGAATTTGCAGATAGAGAACAAGAGGATGTGGCTAAGGACGCCGAAGTGCAAACTACAACAAGAGAGGCTGATGATGTTGAGACAGAAAGTCATGGCACCGTGATCGAAGAAAAGTCTGATGTGACAGCGGCTCACATTTCTGTAGAGGAGAGGCTTTCCAGTGAAGTCCGTAACAAAGAAAATATCATGGAAATAGGATGTACAACCACCTCAGCTACAGAAAAACCTGAAGGCGAGACTAGACAGGAAATGACTGAAAAGCTTAAAAATATTCCCCTGGGGATATGTGAAGGCCTGGTTGTTGTGTCGCAGGAGCTCAACTCTCCAACATGTGAGGAAACACAAGGGGGAGTTCCTGAATACAACAATGAGCCTGGGCCAGAGGAAAATACAACACAAAGGTTCCTGGAAGAAGGAGATTGCGAGGAAATCCAGGGCAGCCAATTACCAGAAGAGGTGGCGAGCAAAGAGCCGGAGAGCCTTCAAAATAGTGCCTTTAGCACCGAAGCTGACTATTTACTGGTGAGGGAGCATATGGAAGAGAAACAAGAAAGCCCACAAGATATTAAGAGTAGCTTTGAAGCTGGATTGCCACACGAAACAGAGAAACCACTTGTTGAAGTAGTAATTCAAGAATCAGGACATTTACTTGCGGAAGAGGAAGGACAATTACTGGTTGACTTAATGAAGACGGGGATTGAACACTTGAAATTTGAGTCAGACGTCGGCTTACCAGACGAGAGCGACAAGGCACAAGGTGGGCCTGAAGGGCTTTTGGTCGAATTTGAAATAGATGAAGAGCTACACGATTCCAGAGTAGCTGATGCTGCTGGAGATGGCAGTGAGACACCAGGAGCTGTAACAGCAGAGGAAGAGGTTGGATTCGCTGATGAAACTTTCCTTGAGGTTAAAGAACAGAAGATCACAGAGACTAGCTTCTTTCAGGAATCGGTAGATGCCATAGACTCAGAGCAAAACAGCAACATGACTCCTAGTTCACTAGAAGACATTACTAAATCTGGACTCCTGAAACAGTCAGATGAGACTGAGCCTGAATTACTTGAAGATGTAGAAATGCAAGATGCAGGGATAGATATGGAAGAAATGGGTAATGGAGTGGAGGAGGATGCAGGAGAAGATGAAAAGCAGAACAAAAATGAGATTTTACATCTACAGGTAGCAGAAATGGCTGAATCTGAATCGTATAGACCAGTTGAGTCACTGCAGACGGAAAATCAACTATCAGACGAAGCACTTGAGATAAGCAATGAGGAGGGTTTAACTGAAGCAGCAGGTGAATCAAAGACAGCCGAGTCCAAACCGAAAGATTTAACTTTATCAACAGAAGAAGTGGCAAAGCATGTGACAGAATCAGAGGGTAGTTGTGCCGAAGAAACAGTTCGCTCAATCAGTGGCCATCAGGATGTGATCGATGAAGAAATCCTCGACTTGTGGATACAGACGGCGTTGTCGGAGGACACTGGTggaataaaacacaaagaagagCCAGAGCCTGGACACCAAATGGAGCCATCGAATCAGGAACAAGATGAAATATCATCAGTGcagacagagaaggagaaagagcagCTTTTGGAGTTCAATTCAAGGGAATCTGAGTTAGTGAGTGACACAGAAATGTCTTCATCAACAGTAGAGTCTGGATTTTTGGACCAGTCTCTCTGTAAATGGGGCATACAAAACAGTGAAACTCAGCTACTGAAAACAAGTAGCACTTTGTCATTTCCAGGCATATATGACATGTTGGCTAATGTGTCCGAATCAGCAAACATCTCTGAATTGTCTCCACAACAATTTATCTCTGGATCTCCGGATAAATTGCTGGAGAAAGCAGCTGAGACAGCGCAATCATATCTGAAAGAGGAGGATTTAATCACTGAGAGAGGATTTCACCCTGATACAGGAGTCACGCCACCAGAGGCTAGCCATCTGAATCAGGAGTCGGATAAATCACAAGAGAAAACAGAAGAAGTGGAGACTAAAACTGGATCACAGAAAGAGGTTGATGCTGAGGTAACTGATTGGACAGACACTAAAGAAGCAGAGGTTAAGCCAATGACAGAAATGAGCACTCTATTCAAAGTTGAGAAAACAAAAGCTGAAGATGAGTCTCTTGAGATAACTGTGTCTGACTCTCTAGATCAAATCAAACACACTGAATCAGGACGATCTAGAAGCATCTCAGAGGCTTCGTTGGAGGAGGAAATAGTTTTGACAGAATCTGGTTTAAAAGGCGACACCTGCACTGAATCCAAGAGCAAGTTGCCCTCCCTGGACAAACCACAACCTGGATGGTCAGAAGATATTGCTGAATCATTACCTGGGCTAAACAGGGCGGAGGTGGCAGAACAGCCAACGACTAAAGATCTGATGGAG GTGGACACCGCTGTGCTTGACTTTACTGTGCAAAGGTCAAGGATTTCTGTTAAAAACCCTCGTGTAAGGCCACCCAAAGATCCCCGCTCCCTTCTACATAAGCCCTCAGTGGATCCCACACCCTCTTCACATCTGTCAGCCAAAGTCCTTACAGGTGTGCCTCTGAAAGGCTTGGGCATTGGAATCAAACTGCCTG GGCTTGGTGCAGGTTTTCCTGTTTTAAAAAAGACACAACGGGTAGTGAGCGATGAATGTAGTCCGGAAACCCTCTCACAG GAGACAAAACCAGAGGAGAAGAGTGACGCTCCCAAACAGGATGAGGCACAACCTAAACCCAAATGGATGACACCAAGACATCCAGG ATTTGGAAATCCACTTATGTCCGAGCTGAAGACCAAACTGAAGAAAACCACAAAAGAGTGA
- the si:ch211-136m16.8 gene encoding uncharacterized protein si:ch211-136m16.8 isoform X1, with product MDPESVFTRVERTFWTAWYYITGAVNRFIRPEPADITSNDIQAIQGSAVDSEPVNSGDADGDVGGRGIDEQQPLATASLLSSSRPLVARELCATDIDLGHDEESVQYTVQPNRIGASKATEEGEGTREEQFAQARNDDAGLLVAKEDKQEENGDRKRENEEHTNTRSQRLTGDAMCEDMEENGRNTGAEEVSMTVDDHQKMDETIPVKEEDDKMQHEHKQDLVAEDIEVELCTIKDLSVKDEDNMHIEEAKLQRNEADTAVTHEEAEYSDSVQQLASQNENKSDEAATQVENQLSVCEELSDDGRDFKGDPGFTSLHVDLQMTYDKSAIVSEEEVIVVEQENVMTHRSGRGAKEEDESALDEGAVIEEENMNEAANNQTTDEAPEQEDDIRTVTENGQEDDNLNEHEEVTQNAKTEPHTAENEEHTNTRSQRLKGDAMCEDMEESGRNTGAEEVSMTVDDHQKMDETIPVKEEDDKMQHEHKQDLVAEDIEVELCTIKDLSVKDEDNMHIEEAKLQRNEADTAVTHEEAEYSDSVQQLASQNENKSDEAATQVENQLSVCEELSDDGRDFKGDPGFTSLHVDLQMTYDKSAIVSEEEVIVVEQENVMTHRSGRGAKEEDESALDEGAVIEEENMNEAANNQTTDEAPEQEDDIRTVGENGQEEDNLTEHEEVTQNAKTEPHTAEFADREQEDVAKDAEVQTTTREADDVETESHGTVIEEKSDVTAAHISVEERLSSEVRNKENIMEIGCTTTSATEKPEGETRQEMTEKLKNIPLGICEGLVVVSQELNSPTCEETQGGVPEYNNEPGPEENTTQRFLEEGDCEEIQGSQLPEEVASKEPESLQNSAFSTEADYLLVREHMEEKQESPQDIKSSFEAGLPHETEKPLVEVVIQESGHLLAEEEGQLLVDLMKTGIEHLKFESDVGLPDESDKAQGGPEGLLVEFEIDEELHDSRVADAAGDGSETPGAVTAEEEVGFADETFLEVKEQKITETSFFQESVDAIDSEQNSNMTPSSLEDITKSGLLKQSDETEPELLEDVEMQDAGIDMEEMGNGVEEDAGEDEKQNKNEILHLQVAEMAESESYRPVESLQTENQLSDEALEISNEEGLTEAAGESKTAESKPKDLTLSTEEVAKHVTESEGSCAEETVRSISGHQDVIDEEILDLWIQTALSEDTGGIKHKEEPEPGHQMEPSNQEQDEISSVQTEKEKEQLLEFNSRESELVSDTEMSSSTVESGFLDQSLCKWGIQNSETQLLKTSSTLSFPGIYDMLANVSESANISELSPQQFISGSPDKLLEKAAETAQSYLKEEDLITERGFHPDTGVTPPEASHLNQESDKSQEKTEEVETKTGSQKEVDAEVTDWTDTKEAEVKPMTEMSTLFKVEKTKAEDESLEITVSDSLDQIKHTESGRSRSISEASLEEEIVLTESGLKGDTCTESKSKLPSLDKPQPGWSEDIAESLPGLNRAEVAEQPTTKDLMEVDTAVLDFTVQRSRISVKNPRVRPPKDPRSLLHKPSVDPTPSSHLSAKVLTGVPLKGLGIGIKLPGLGAGFPVLKKTQRVVSDECSPETLSQETKPEEKSDAPKQDEAQPKPKWMTPRHPGFGNPLMSELKTKLKKTTKE from the exons ATGGACCCCGAGAGTGTCTTCACCAGGGTGGAGAGGACTTTCTGGACAGCTTGG TACTATATAACCGGAGCTGTGAACAGATTCATCAGGCCAGAGCCCGCTGACATCACCAGCAATGACATACAGGCCATCCAGGGATCTGCAGTTGACAGTGAGCCCGTTAACTCTGGTGATGCAGATGGTGACGTTGGCGGAAGGGGGATCGATGAGCAACAGCCTCTTGCGACAGCCTCTCTGCTTAGCTCATCTCGGCCACTTGTTGCCAGGGAACTTTGTGCCACAGACATCGACTTAGGGCATGATGAAGAAAGCGTGCAGTACACAGTCCAGCCGAACAGAATCGGCGCGAGCAAAGCAACTGAGGAAGGTGAGGGCACAAGAGAGGAACAGTTTGCCCAAGCGAGAAATGACGATGCTGGGCTGCTGGTTGCAAAGGAAGACAAACAAGAAGAAAACGGAGATCGGAAAAGGGAGAATGAAGAACATACGAACACCAGGTCACAAAGACTTACAGGTGATGCAATGTGTGAAGACATGGAGGAAAATGGGAGAAATACTGGTGCTGAGGAGGTGTCAATGACAGTGGATGATCATCAAAAAATGGATGAAACCATCCCAGTGAAGGAAGAAGATGATAAAATGCAGCATGAACATAAACAAGATTTGGTGGCGGAAGACATTGAGGTAGAATTGTGCACAATCAAAGATTTGAGTGTAAAAGACGAGGATAACATGCACATTGAAGAGGCAAAGTTGCAGAGGAATGAGGCAGATACAGCGGTGACGCATGAGGAAGCAGAATACAGTGATAGTGTGCAACAGCTGGCCTCTCAAAATGAGAACAAGTCTGATGAAGCAGCAACACAAGTTGAAAATCAGCTGTCAGTCTGTGAAGAGTTGTCAGACGACGGCAGAGATTTCAAGGGAGACCCAGGCTTTACTTCACTGCATGTTGATTTACAAATGACCTACGACAAAAGTGCCATTGTGTCTGAGGAGGAGGTCATTGTTGTCGAGCAAGAGAATGTGATGACTCATAGAAGTGGAAGAGGTGCgaaagaggaggatgagagcgCACTGGATGAGGGTGCTGTCATTGAGGAAGAAAATATGAATGAGGCCGCAAACAACCAGACAACAGATGAAGCGCCAGAGCAGGAAGACGACATCAGAACAGTTACAGAAAACGGACAAGAAGATGACAATTTAAATGAACATGAAGAAGTCACACAGAATGCTAAAACAGAGCCACACACAGCTGAGAATGAAGAACATACGAACACCAGGTCACAAAGACTTAAAGGTGATGCAATGTGTGAAGACATGGAGGAAAGTGGGAGAAATACTGGTGCTGAGGAGGTGTCAATGACAGTGGATGATCATCAAAAAATGGATGAAACCATCCCAGTGAAGGAAGAAGATGATAAAATGCAGCATGAACATAAACAAGATTTGGTGGCCGAAGACATTGAGGTAGAATTGTGCACAATCAAAGATTTGAGTGTAAAAGACGAGGATAACATGCACATTGAAGAGGCAAAGTTGCAGAGGAATGAGGCAGATACAGCGGTGACGCATGAGGAAGCAGAATACAGTGATAGTGTGCAACAGCTGGCCTCTCAAAATGAGAACAAGTCTGATGAAGCAGCAACACAAGTTGAAAATCAGCTGTCAGTCTGTGAAGAGTTGTCAGACGACGGCAGAGATTTCAAGGGAGACCCAGGCTTTACTTCACTGCATGTTGATTTACAAATGACCTACGACAAAAGTGCCATTGTGTCTGAGGAGGAGGTCATTGTTGTCGAGCAAGAGAATGTGATGACTCATAGAAGTGGAAGAGGTGCaaaagaggaggatgagagcgCACTGGATGAGGGTGCTGTCATTGAGGAAGAAAATATGAATGAGGCCGCAAACAACCAGACAACAGATGAAGCGCCAGAGCAGGAAGACGACATCAGAACAGTTGGAGAAAACGGACAAGAAGAAGACAATTTAACTGAACATGAAGAAGTCACACAGAATGCTAAAACAGAGCCACACACAGCTGAATTTGCAGATAGAGAACAAGAGGATGTGGCTAAGGACGCCGAAGTGCAAACTACAACAAGAGAGGCTGATGATGTTGAGACAGAAAGTCATGGCACCGTGATCGAAGAAAAGTCTGATGTGACAGCGGCTCACATTTCTGTAGAGGAGAGGCTTTCCAGTGAAGTCCGTAACAAAGAAAATATCATGGAAATAGGATGTACAACCACCTCAGCTACAGAAAAACCTGAAGGCGAGACTAGACAGGAAATGACTGAAAAGCTTAAAAATATTCCCCTGGGGATATGTGAAGGCCTGGTTGTTGTGTCGCAGGAGCTCAACTCTCCAACATGTGAGGAAACACAAGGGGGAGTTCCTGAATACAACAATGAGCCTGGGCCAGAGGAAAATACAACACAAAGGTTCCTGGAAGAAGGAGATTGCGAGGAAATCCAGGGCAGCCAATTACCAGAAGAGGTGGCGAGCAAAGAGCCGGAGAGCCTTCAAAATAGTGCCTTTAGCACCGAAGCTGACTATTTACTGGTGAGGGAGCATATGGAAGAGAAACAAGAAAGCCCACAAGATATTAAGAGTAGCTTTGAAGCTGGATTGCCACACGAAACAGAGAAACCACTTGTTGAAGTAGTAATTCAAGAATCAGGACATTTACTTGCGGAAGAGGAAGGACAATTACTGGTTGACTTAATGAAGACGGGGATTGAACACTTGAAATTTGAGTCAGACGTCGGCTTACCAGACGAGAGCGACAAGGCACAAGGTGGGCCTGAAGGGCTTTTGGTCGAATTTGAAATAGATGAAGAGCTACACGATTCCAGAGTAGCTGATGCTGCTGGAGATGGCAGTGAGACACCAGGAGCTGTAACAGCAGAGGAAGAGGTTGGATTCGCTGATGAAACTTTCCTTGAGGTTAAAGAACAGAAGATCACAGAGACTAGCTTCTTTCAGGAATCGGTAGATGCCATAGACTCAGAGCAAAACAGCAACATGACTCCTAGTTCACTAGAAGACATTACTAAATCTGGACTCCTGAAACAGTCAGATGAGACTGAGCCTGAATTACTTGAAGATGTAGAAATGCAAGATGCAGGGATAGATATGGAAGAAATGGGTAATGGAGTGGAGGAGGATGCAGGAGAAGATGAAAAGCAGAACAAAAATGAGATTTTACATCTACAGGTAGCAGAAATGGCTGAATCTGAATCGTATAGACCAGTTGAGTCACTGCAGACGGAAAATCAACTATCAGACGAAGCACTTGAGATAAGCAATGAGGAGGGTTTAACTGAAGCAGCAGGTGAATCAAAGACAGCCGAGTCCAAACCGAAAGATTTAACTTTATCAACAGAAGAAGTGGCAAAGCATGTGACAGAATCAGAGGGTAGTTGTGCCGAAGAAACAGTTCGCTCAATCAGTGGCCATCAGGATGTGATCGATGAAGAAATCCTCGACTTGTGGATACAGACGGCGTTGTCGGAGGACACTGGTggaataaaacacaaagaagagCCAGAGCCTGGACACCAAATGGAGCCATCGAATCAGGAACAAGATGAAATATCATCAGTGcagacagagaaggagaaagagcagCTTTTGGAGTTCAATTCAAGGGAATCTGAGTTAGTGAGTGACACAGAAATGTCTTCATCAACAGTAGAGTCTGGATTTTTGGACCAGTCTCTCTGTAAATGGGGCATACAAAACAGTGAAACTCAGCTACTGAAAACAAGTAGCACTTTGTCATTTCCAGGCATATATGACATGTTGGCTAATGTGTCCGAATCAGCAAACATCTCTGAATTGTCTCCACAACAATTTATCTCTGGATCTCCGGATAAATTGCTGGAGAAAGCAGCTGAGACAGCGCAATCATATCTGAAAGAGGAGGATTTAATCACTGAGAGAGGATTTCACCCTGATACAGGAGTCACGCCACCAGAGGCTAGCCATCTGAATCAGGAGTCGGATAAATCACAAGAGAAAACAGAAGAAGTGGAGACTAAAACTGGATCACAGAAAGAGGTTGATGCTGAGGTAACTGATTGGACAGACACTAAAGAAGCAGAGGTTAAGCCAATGACAGAAATGAGCACTCTATTCAAAGTTGAGAAAACAAAAGCTGAAGATGAGTCTCTTGAGATAACTGTGTCTGACTCTCTAGATCAAATCAAACACACTGAATCAGGACGATCTAGAAGCATCTCAGAGGCTTCGTTGGAGGAGGAAATAGTTTTGACAGAATCTGGTTTAAAAGGCGACACCTGCACTGAATCCAAGAGCAAGTTGCCCTCCCTGGACAAACCACAACCTGGATGGTCAGAAGATATTGCTGAATCATTACCTGGGCTAAACAGGGCGGAGGTGGCAGAACAGCCAACGACTAAAGATCTGATGGAG GTGGACACCGCTGTGCTTGACTTTACTGTGCAAAGGTCAAGGATTTCTGTTAAAAACCCTCGTGTAAGGCCACCCAAAGATCCCCGCTCCCTTCTACATAAGCCCTCAGTGGATCCCACACCCTCTTCACATCTGTCAGCCAAAGTCCTTACAGGTGTGCCTCTGAAAGGCTTGGGCATTGGAATCAAACTGCCTG GGCTTGGTGCAGGTTTTCCTGTTTTAAAAAAGACACAACGGGTAGTGAGCGATGAATGTAGTCCGGAAACCCTCTCACAG GAGACAAAACCAGAGGAGAAGAGTGACGCTCCCAAACAGGATGAGGCACAACCTAAACCCAAATGGATGACACCAAGACATCCAGG ATTTGGAAATCCACTTATGTCCGAGCTGAAGACCAAACTGAAGAAAACCACAAAAGAGTGA